A window of Phycobacter azelaicus contains these coding sequences:
- a CDS encoding HdeD family acid-resistance protein, giving the protein MSEANKWLLLGLVSVLFGILVLGNTVIATLAVTTLTGAALLIAGVLQIIGGLSGDRQTGSRIFAVLMGILMSSLGVNFLFNPLAGAISLTMLIMILLATSGILRIVFAWRVREAPLFFPLLLSGALSVLLAGYIWVNFAAATLSLLGILMGIELVLNGAGLILWSLILRSGGRQ; this is encoded by the coding sequence ATGTCGGAAGCAAACAAATGGCTTCTTCTTGGGCTGGTCTCGGTTCTGTTCGGCATTCTGGTGCTCGGGAACACAGTCATTGCAACATTGGCGGTGACAACGCTGACCGGCGCGGCCCTGCTGATCGCTGGCGTCCTGCAGATCATTGGCGGCCTGTCCGGAGACCGTCAGACAGGAAGCAGGATCTTCGCGGTTCTGATGGGTATCCTGATGAGCTCCCTTGGTGTCAACTTCCTGTTCAATCCGCTGGCCGGGGCCATTTCGCTGACCATGCTCATAATGATCCTGTTGGCCACCAGCGGTATCCTCAGGATCGTTTTCGCATGGCGTGTGCGTGAAGCTCCCCTGTTTTTCCCGCTTCTTCTTTCAGGTGCTTTGTCCGTCCTGCTGGCCGGGTACATCTGGGTTAATTTTGCAGCGGCAACGCTGTCCCTTCTTGGAATTCTGATGGGCATTGAATTGGTCTTGAACGGTGCGGGGCTGATCCTATGGAGCCTGATCCTTCGCTCTGGCGGGCGGCAATGA
- a CDS encoding isopropylmalate isomerase, translated as MTFVLAQNIELQDRARLRERFYGAARTVLARL; from the coding sequence ATGACCTTCGTATTGGCCCAGAATATCGAACTGCAAGACCGCGCTCGTCTGCGCGAGCGGTTCTATGGCGCCGCCCGCACGGTCCTGGCGCGCCTATAA
- the leuD gene encoding 3-isopropylmalate dehydratase small subunit produces the protein MEKFKKLHGIAAPMPLVNIDTDMIIPKVFLKTIKRSGLGVNLFDEMRYDRQGNEIEDFVLNKPQYRKAEILVAGDNFGCGSSREHAPWAIADFGIKCVISTSFADIFFNNCFKNGILPIVLPQEQVDLLMKDAEKGENARMTVDLEAQEITTSDGEVIKFEVDAFKKHCLLNGLDDIGLTLEKADAIQSFETKMAQERPWV, from the coding sequence ATGGAAAAGTTCAAAAAACTGCACGGTATCGCGGCGCCCATGCCGCTGGTCAATATCGACACCGATATGATCATCCCCAAGGTCTTCCTGAAGACGATCAAACGTTCGGGCCTTGGCGTGAATCTCTTTGACGAGATGCGCTATGACCGTCAGGGCAACGAGATCGAGGATTTCGTTCTGAACAAGCCCCAGTACCGCAAGGCCGAGATCCTGGTGGCGGGAGACAACTTTGGCTGCGGCTCCTCCCGCGAACACGCCCCTTGGGCGATTGCGGATTTCGGCATCAAATGCGTGATCTCCACCTCCTTTGCCGACATCTTCTTCAACAACTGCTTCAAGAACGGCATCCTGCCCATCGTGCTGCCACAAGAGCAGGTGGACCTGTTGATGAAGGACGCGGAAAAGGGTGAGAACGCCCGTATGACCGTGGATCTGGAAGCACAGGAAATCACCACCTCGGACGGGGAAGTGATCAAGTTCGAGGTCGATGCCTTCAAGAAGCACTGCCTGCTGAACGGCCTTGATGATATCGGCCTCACCTTGGAGAAAGCCGACGCAATCCAGAGCTTTGAGACCAAGATGGCTCAGGAACGCCCCTGGGTGTGA
- the leuC gene encoding 3-isopropylmalate dehydratase large subunit, producing the protein MSPKTLYDKIWDAHVAHEAEDGTCLLYIDRHLVHEVTSPQAFEGLRMAGRKVHSPDKTIAVPDHNVPTTTGREDPKQMTEESRIQVEALDKNAKEFGVHYYPVSDIRQGIVHIVGPEQGWTLPGMTVVCGDSHTATHGAFGALAHGIGTSEVEHVLATQTLIQKKSKNMKVEITGKLKPGVTAKDITLAVIGETGTAGGTGYVIEYCGEAIRDLSMEGRMTVCNMAIEGGARAGLIAPDETTFEYVKGRPHAPKGAQWEAAMNWWKTLYTDEGAHFDKVVTLKGEDIQPVVTWGTSPEDVLPITATVPAPEDFEGGKVEAARRALDYMGLTPGQKLTDIEIDTVFIGSCTNGRIEDLRAVAEVVKGKKIKDGLRAMIVPGSGLVRAQAEEEGLADIFKEAGFEWRLAGCSMCLAMNPDQLSEGERCAATSNRNFEGRQGYKGRTHLVSPAMAAAAAITGHLTDVRELM; encoded by the coding sequence ATGTCCCCCAAAACACTCTATGACAAAATCTGGGATGCGCATGTTGCGCATGAAGCAGAGGACGGCACCTGCCTGCTTTATATCGACCGCCACCTGGTCCACGAAGTGACCAGCCCGCAGGCCTTTGAAGGTCTGCGCATGGCAGGCCGCAAAGTGCATTCGCCGGATAAAACCATCGCCGTGCCGGACCACAACGTGCCCACAACGACAGGCCGCGAAGACCCAAAGCAGATGACCGAGGAAAGCCGCATCCAGGTCGAGGCGCTCGACAAGAACGCCAAGGAATTCGGCGTGCATTATTACCCGGTCAGCGACATTCGCCAGGGCATCGTGCATATCGTCGGCCCTGAACAGGGCTGGACCCTGCCCGGCATGACCGTGGTCTGCGGCGACAGCCACACCGCGACTCATGGCGCATTCGGCGCGCTGGCGCACGGCATCGGCACCTCCGAGGTGGAGCATGTGCTGGCCACCCAGACGCTAATCCAGAAGAAATCCAAAAACATGAAGGTGGAGATCACCGGCAAGCTGAAGCCGGGCGTGACCGCCAAGGACATCACTCTTGCGGTGATCGGCGAGACCGGCACAGCCGGCGGCACCGGCTATGTGATCGAATACTGCGGTGAAGCGATCCGCGATCTGTCGATGGAAGGGCGCATGACCGTCTGCAACATGGCCATCGAAGGCGGCGCACGCGCGGGCCTGATCGCGCCGGATGAAACCACGTTCGAATACGTCAAAGGCCGCCCGCATGCCCCCAAGGGCGCTCAGTGGGAAGCCGCGATGAACTGGTGGAAAACGCTTTACACCGACGAAGGCGCTCACTTCGACAAGGTCGTGACCCTCAAAGGCGAAGACATCCAGCCCGTCGTGACCTGGGGCACTTCCCCCGAGGATGTTTTGCCGATCACTGCGACCGTTCCCGCGCCTGAGGACTTCGAAGGCGGCAAGGTCGAGGCGGCCCGCCGTGCGCTCGATTACATGGGTCTGACCCCCGGTCAGAAACTGACCGATATCGAGATCGACACCGTCTTTATCGGCTCCTGCACCAATGGCCGGATCGAGGATCTGCGCGCAGTGGCCGAAGTGGTCAAGGGCAAGAAGATCAAGGATGGTCTGCGCGCCATGATCGTGCCCGGCTCAGGCCTGGTGCGTGCTCAGGCCGAAGAAGAGGGCCTGGCAGATATCTTCAAAGAGGCAGGTTTCGAATGGCGCCTTGCGGGCTGCTCCATGTGTCTGGCGATGAACCCCGACCAGTTGAGCGAGGGTGAGCGCTGCGCCGCCACCTCGAACCGCAACTTCGAGGGGCGTCAGGGCTACAAGGGCCGCACCCACCTGGTCAGCCCGGCCATGGCCGCCGCTGCCGCCATCACCGGTCACCTGACCGATGTCCGCGAGCTGATGTAA